A region of Nostoc sp. 'Peltigera membranacea cyanobiont' N6 DNA encodes the following proteins:
- a CDS encoding shikimate dehydrogenase has translation MTNDKLITGKTKLLGVIGHPVEHSLSPLMHNAAIANLGLNYVYLPFPIAPENLEVAIAGFAAIGVVGFSVTIPHKQAIMPLLSEITPLAQTIGAVNTVSRQNNQWVGTNTDIEGFIAPLQTTYKQDWSQKVAVILGNGGAARAVVAGCHQLGFAKILVVGRNMQRLQEFRHSWSNSPIAENLQVHQWEEVAKLIPQANLLVNTTPIGMYPNVDESPLSGEEIANLPTGAIAYDLIYIPKPTQFLEQAEKQGAIAIDGLEMLVQQGVAALKIWLQQENVPVEVMRQALQKHLGFS, from the coding sequence ATGACAAATGACAAATTGATTACAGGTAAAACTAAACTACTAGGGGTAATTGGACATCCGGTGGAACATTCGCTGTCGCCACTGATGCATAATGCAGCGATTGCTAATTTAGGATTAAATTACGTTTATCTTCCCTTTCCCATAGCACCAGAGAATTTAGAAGTAGCGATCGCAGGCTTTGCCGCTATTGGGGTTGTTGGCTTTAGTGTTACAATCCCTCACAAACAGGCAATTATGCCCCTCCTCTCAGAAATTACCCCTCTTGCCCAAACCATAGGGGCAGTAAATACTGTTAGTCGTCAAAATAATCAATGGGTGGGGACAAACACCGATATAGAAGGGTTTATCGCTCCTTTGCAGACAACCTATAAACAGGATTGGAGTCAGAAGGTAGCGGTAATTTTAGGCAATGGTGGCGCAGCTAGAGCAGTTGTAGCAGGTTGTCACCAACTAGGTTTTGCCAAAATTCTTGTTGTTGGGCGGAATATGCAGAGATTACAAGAATTCCGCCATAGTTGGAGTAATTCACCCATAGCGGAGAATTTGCAAGTTCACCAATGGGAAGAAGTTGCAAAGCTAATCCCCCAAGCGAATCTGCTGGTAAACACAACTCCCATAGGGATGTATCCCAATGTTGATGAGTCGCCTTTGAGTGGAGAGGAAATAGCAAATTTACCAACAGGCGCGATCGCTTACGATTTGATATATATCCCTAAACCGACGCAATTTCTAGAGCAAGCTGAAAAACAAGGTGCAATTGCGATCGATGGCTTAGAAATGTTAGTCCAGCAAGGGGTAGCAGCGTTAAAAATTTGGTTACAGCAGGAAAATGTACCTGTAGAAGTCATGCGCCAAGCTTTGCAAAAGCATTTGGGTTTTAGTTAA
- a CDS encoding lmo0937 family membrane protein → MFSILWGIVVVLVAFWALGLTLHIAGNLIHAVLLIAIGLAIYNFFKARDV, encoded by the coding sequence ATGTTTAGCATCCTTTGGGGTATTGTTGTTGTACTGGTTGCTTTTTGGGCATTAGGATTAACACTTCATATTGCTGGAAATTTAATTCATGCAGTGTTACTTATAGCTATCGGGCTTGCCATTTACAACTTTTTCAAAGCCCGTGATGTGTGA
- a CDS encoding alpha/beta fold hydrolase, with protein MQATTAPSTNPIPGKYWQWRGHNVYYVRAGEKQLQRPPLLLVHGFGASTDHWRKNITGLCQDFEVFAIDLLGFGRSAKPKLQYSGDLWRDQLHDFITEVIGQKAVLAGNSLGGYAGLCIAAQHPESAAGLVLLNSAGPFSESQPTSEPEALQSEIQAPKQSANLQKLLGDCTKWIFQQPLAQFLLFQYVRQRWVIRQTLEKVYLDKSAITDQLVEEISRPADDPGALDVFVSVFSSPQGEKVDVLLKQLTCPLLMLWGEADPWMNARERSQKFRQYYPELTEHFLTAGHCPHDEIPDRVNQLLGDWVLSQ; from the coding sequence ATGCAGGCAACTACAGCCCCCTCTACAAACCCAATTCCTGGTAAATATTGGCAGTGGCGCGGGCACAATGTTTACTATGTGCGTGCGGGAGAGAAGCAATTGCAACGTCCGCCTTTGCTTTTGGTACATGGATTTGGTGCTTCCACAGACCACTGGCGCAAGAATATCACAGGATTGTGTCAAGACTTTGAAGTATTTGCGATCGATCTTTTGGGATTCGGGCGATCGGCAAAACCAAAATTGCAGTACAGTGGCGACTTGTGGCGCGACCAACTTCATGATTTTATTACTGAAGTAATTGGTCAAAAAGCAGTATTAGCGGGTAATTCCCTTGGTGGCTACGCTGGCTTGTGTATTGCAGCGCAACATCCCGAAAGTGCGGCTGGTTTAGTTTTGCTCAATAGTGCAGGGCCCTTTAGCGAAAGCCAACCCACATCTGAGCCTGAAGCTTTACAATCAGAAATTCAGGCTCCCAAACAATCGGCTAATTTGCAGAAACTTCTTGGTGACTGCACTAAGTGGATTTTTCAACAACCTTTAGCCCAGTTTTTGTTATTTCAGTATGTGCGACAACGCTGGGTAATTCGCCAAACCCTAGAAAAAGTTTATCTTGACAAAAGTGCCATTACAGACCAATTAGTAGAAGAAATTTCCCGTCCTGCTGACGATCCTGGCGCGTTGGATGTGTTTGTTTCAGTCTTTAGCAGTCCTCAAGGGGAAAAAGTTGATGTGCTACTAAAGCAATTAACTTGTCCTTTGTTGATGTTGTGGGGAGAAGCCGATCCTTGGATGAATGCTAGAGAACGTTCTCAAAAGTTTCGTCAATATTATCCTGAACTCACAGAACATTTCTTAACAGCCGGTCATTGTCCCCATGATGAAATACCCGATAGAGTAAACCAACTTTTAGGCGATTGGGTTTTGTCTCAGTAA
- a CDS encoding FAD-dependent oxidoreductase, protein MAKPAILTVDDDPEVLQAVSRDLRHQYGDRFRIVRADSGITALDAVQQLKLRNEAVALFLVDQRMPQMGGVEFLEQAKDIFPDAKRALLTAYADTDAAIKSINSAKLDYYLLKPWNPPEERLYPILDDLLDDWLAGFHPPFEGIRVIGNRWSPFSHQVKDFLARNQIPYKWLDIELEPDAAKLVEYAEADGRQQLPLVLFPDGSRLIQPSNLEIAAKIGLQTHAERPFYDLAIVGAGPAGLAAAVYGASEGLSTVLIEREAPGGQAGTSSRIENYLGFPVGLSGNDLARRGVTQARRFGVEILTPQVVTGVKLQDPYRVLQLADGSEISCHALLVATGVSYRWLNIPGAEKLAGAGIYYGAAMTEAIACSNEEVYLVGGANSAGQAAMHFSKYASKVIMLVRGESLSLSMSQYLIDQIAATANIQVCTSCSVVEVKGDEHLEEIAIAHSKTGQTETVPARSLFIFIGATPKTDWLDGVIRRDAQGFIITGPDLMPNGKSPTSWRLERSPFLLETSVPGIFAAGDVRAGSIKRVASGVGEGSIAIQFVHRYLSNV, encoded by the coding sequence ATGGCGAAACCTGCTATTTTAACCGTCGATGACGATCCAGAAGTTTTGCAAGCAGTGTCACGAGACTTGCGACATCAGTATGGCGATCGCTTCCGTATTGTTCGGGCAGATTCTGGTATTACCGCTCTGGATGCGGTGCAGCAACTCAAATTACGGAATGAAGCAGTTGCTCTATTTTTGGTGGATCAAAGAATGCCGCAGATGGGAGGTGTGGAGTTTCTCGAACAGGCAAAAGACATCTTTCCTGATGCAAAACGTGCTTTGCTGACTGCCTATGCAGATACAGATGCTGCTATTAAGTCAATTAATAGTGCCAAACTTGATTACTACTTACTTAAGCCTTGGAATCCACCAGAAGAGCGACTATATCCGATTTTGGATGATTTGCTAGATGACTGGCTAGCTGGATTCCATCCACCCTTTGAAGGGATTCGAGTCATTGGTAATCGCTGGTCGCCTTTTTCTCATCAGGTGAAAGACTTTCTGGCGCGTAACCAAATTCCCTACAAGTGGTTGGATATTGAACTGGAGCCGGATGCAGCAAAATTAGTAGAATACGCAGAAGCTGATGGTAGACAGCAATTGCCCTTGGTGCTGTTTCCCGATGGTTCCCGATTAATCCAACCATCTAATTTAGAGATTGCTGCCAAAATTGGACTGCAAACCCACGCAGAGCGCCCATTTTATGACTTGGCGATCGTGGGTGCTGGCCCTGCTGGATTAGCCGCCGCAGTCTATGGCGCTTCTGAGGGATTGAGTACAGTCTTAATTGAGCGTGAGGCTCCGGGCGGGCAAGCAGGCACGAGTTCGCGCATTGAGAACTATCTAGGGTTTCCTGTTGGTTTGAGCGGTAACGATTTAGCTAGGCGGGGAGTCACCCAGGCGCGGCGATTTGGAGTAGAAATTCTCACTCCTCAAGTAGTAACCGGAGTTAAGCTGCAAGATCCTTATCGGGTTCTGCAATTGGCGGATGGTAGCGAGATTAGTTGCCATGCACTTTTAGTTGCAACCGGTGTTTCCTATCGTTGGCTAAATATCCCAGGAGCCGAGAAGCTAGCAGGGGCAGGAATTTATTACGGTGCTGCGATGACTGAGGCGATCGCCTGTAGCAATGAGGAAGTTTACCTAGTAGGCGGGGCAAATTCTGCCGGACAAGCAGCAATGCATTTTTCTAAGTATGCCAGTAAAGTGATTATGCTGGTGCGGGGTGAGTCCCTTTCATTGAGTATGTCCCAATACTTGATTGACCAGATTGCGGCGACTGCAAATATCCAAGTTTGCACCAGTTGCAGCGTTGTGGAAGTCAAGGGAGATGAACATCTAGAAGAAATTGCGATCGCCCATAGCAAGACTGGACAAACTGAAACTGTGCCAGCGCGATCGCTTTTTATCTTTATCGGTGCTACCCCCAAAACTGATTGGCTCGATGGGGTTATTCGACGCGATGCTCAGGGGTTTATCATCACAGGCCCCGACTTAATGCCCAATGGCAAGTCTCCTACAAGTTGGCGTTTGGAACGCTCACCTTTTTTACTAGAAACCAGCGTTCCTGGCATCTTTGCAGCCGGAGATGTGCGAGCCGGATCGATTAAGCGGGTGGCATCCGGTGTTGGTGAAGGTTCAATCGCCATTCAATTCGTTCACCGCTACCTGAGCAATGTTTAG
- a CDS encoding ATP-binding protein: protein MLCIEELIDLDPFQQLPQERLQWVCDRAQTVELSAGEVLAHEGDPACRLFILVKGKINITRRSEGVEIPIGQHEAPSFFGEIPVLTDEPAPVTMRALTNCHLYGLKGEDFRKLLHECRDFERMVFRIMERRVRGLESFIRGREKMAALGTLAAGLAHELNNPASALVRTLGEMPAAILELQRMNLVYGQRNVEEAHTQDWLRERDRGYDAILNNRLDPVTLSDRESVLLEWLEDYGVKQAWKLAEPLAEGGVEVETLDRMMERWRNDETELREIGLHWLSLSFEVISMIKHGLRGAERISELVQAMKSYTYLDRGVQQEVNVHQGLEDTLRLFVHKLKCGIQVERNYDRHIPKILAYGSELNQVWTNLIDNAIDAMDGKGLLEITTHHCDRFAHIDIIDSGSGIPPEIKTRIFEPFFTTKSVGRGSGLGLETVRRIVENRHHGTLSFESQPGRTCFTICLPLSNK from the coding sequence ATGTTGTGTATTGAAGAATTGATCGACTTAGACCCGTTTCAACAGCTTCCTCAAGAGCGATTGCAGTGGGTTTGCGATCGCGCTCAAACAGTTGAACTTTCCGCAGGAGAAGTGCTGGCCCATGAGGGAGACCCTGCATGTCGCTTATTTATCTTAGTCAAAGGTAAAATCAACATCACCCGCCGCAGTGAAGGAGTTGAAATTCCCATAGGGCAACACGAAGCCCCATCTTTTTTTGGTGAAATTCCAGTCCTCACAGATGAACCTGCACCTGTGACAATGCGGGCATTGACAAATTGCCACCTTTATGGACTTAAGGGAGAAGATTTCCGTAAACTGCTGCATGAATGCCGCGATTTTGAGCGGATGGTCTTCCGTATTATGGAACGTCGTGTCCGAGGGCTAGAATCTTTCATTCGGGGGCGGGAAAAGATGGCAGCTTTAGGGACACTAGCTGCCGGTTTAGCTCATGAACTTAACAACCCAGCTTCAGCCCTCGTTCGGACTTTAGGGGAAATGCCCGCTGCCATTCTAGAACTACAACGAATGAACTTAGTTTATGGGCAACGCAACGTTGAAGAAGCTCATACTCAAGACTGGTTGAGAGAGAGGGATCGGGGCTATGATGCGATTTTAAATAATCGTCTCGATCCGGTGACACTAAGCGATCGCGAAAGCGTCTTGCTGGAATGGTTAGAAGACTATGGAGTGAAGCAGGCATGGAAATTAGCAGAACCTTTAGCAGAAGGTGGTGTTGAGGTCGAAACCTTAGATCGGATGATGGAACGTTGGCGCAATGATGAGACTGAATTGCGAGAAATCGGATTACACTGGCTATCGCTTTCCTTTGAAGTCATATCAATGATTAAACATGGTTTGCGAGGAGCCGAGAGGATTTCCGAACTTGTGCAAGCCATGAAATCTTATACTTACCTCGATCGAGGCGTTCAGCAAGAAGTGAATGTGCATCAAGGTTTAGAAGATACATTGCGATTATTTGTTCATAAACTCAAGTGCGGCATCCAAGTAGAACGCAATTACGATCGACATATTCCTAAAATCCTTGCTTATGGCAGCGAACTGAATCAGGTGTGGACGAACTTAATTGACAACGCCATTGATGCAATGGATGGTAAGGGATTGCTGGAAATTACAACACACCATTGCGATCGCTTTGCTCATATTGACATCATCGATTCTGGTAGTGGAATTCCACCTGAAATTAAAACCCGTATTTTTGAACCTTTCTTCACCACGAAATCAGTGGGGCGTGGTTCGGGACTCGGTTTGGAAACCGTTCGCCGGATTGTAGAAAATCGTCATCACGGTACGCTCTCATTTGAGTCGCAGCCAGGGAGAACTTGTTTCACTATTTGCTTACCCTTGTCAAATAAATGA
- a CDS encoding DUF2330 domain-containing protein, with the protein MRFFRLLTPLLLAIVAVLCFAPAAWAFCGFYVAKADTKLYNKASQVVIARDGDRTVLTMANDFQGEVKDFAMVVPVPTVLQKEQVRVTEPKIIERLDAFSAPRLVEYFDSDPCAPVYPQELSVPAPAAARSEAEGARGDRSLGVTIEARFNVGEYDILILSAKESGGLETWLKRNGYKIPRGAKELLKPYIRSSMKFFVAKVNLDKFEQSGYQFLRPLQISYQSPKFMLPIRLGMINATTEQDLIIYILSPQGQAEITNYRTVKIPSDANVPLFVKDKFGEFYKSMFQTAYTKEDRKVGFLEYAWDMGSCDPCSADPLSQEELKQAGVFWLDDNSGSNVPVSPSFRRPSPTSSVFISRLHVRYTRDKFPEDLIFQQTANSESFQGRYVLQHPFQGELKCQAGREYKRSLPKRFEQEAQTLAKLTNWNIQDIRNKMKLSVGNLTYSWWENFFSWLGLY; encoded by the coding sequence ATGAGATTTTTTCGACTCTTAACCCCATTATTGTTGGCAATTGTAGCTGTTTTGTGCTTTGCACCAGCAGCTTGGGCATTTTGTGGATTTTATGTAGCGAAGGCTGATACAAAACTGTATAACAAAGCTTCTCAGGTGGTAATCGCACGAGATGGCGATCGCACCGTCTTAACAATGGCAAACGATTTTCAAGGCGAAGTCAAAGATTTTGCAATGGTAGTACCAGTACCAACGGTGCTGCAAAAAGAGCAAGTTCGCGTCACTGAACCCAAGATTATCGAACGCTTAGATGCTTTTAGTGCGCCGCGATTGGTAGAATATTTTGATTCAGATCCTTGTGCCCCAGTTTACCCTCAAGAGTTATCAGTACCAGCGCCAGCAGCAGCAAGAAGTGAGGCGGAGGGTGCAAGAGGCGATCGCAGTTTGGGTGTAACAATCGAAGCACGTTTCAACGTCGGCGAATACGACATCCTAATTCTTAGTGCTAAAGAATCTGGCGGACTAGAAACTTGGCTCAAACGCAATGGCTACAAAATCCCTAGAGGTGCGAAAGAGTTACTCAAGCCCTACATTCGCTCCTCAATGAAATTCTTTGTTGCCAAAGTCAACTTAGATAAATTCGAGCAATCTGGCTATCAGTTCCTTCGTCCGCTACAAATTTCCTACCAGTCACCCAAGTTCATGCTGCCAATTCGTTTAGGCATGATCAATGCCACGACAGAGCAGGATTTGATTATCTACATTCTCTCGCCCCAAGGACAAGCAGAAATCACTAACTACCGGACGGTAAAAATCCCCTCCGACGCAAACGTTCCCTTGTTTGTTAAAGATAAATTTGGTGAATTTTACAAATCAATGTTTCAAACTGCCTACACCAAAGAAGACAGGAAAGTTGGTTTTTTGGAATACGCTTGGGATATGGGTAGTTGCGATCCTTGTTCTGCCGATCCTCTAAGCCAAGAAGAACTCAAGCAAGCAGGCGTATTTTGGCTAGATGATAATTCTGGAAGTAATGTACCAGTATCTCCAAGCTTTCGTCGTCCCTCTCCTACAAGCAGCGTCTTCATCTCCCGGTTGCATGTCCGCTATACCCGCGATAAATTCCCTGAAGACTTGATATTCCAACAAACTGCTAACAGTGAATCTTTCCAAGGGCGTTATGTTTTGCAACATCCGTTCCAAGGGGAACTCAAATGTCAGGCGGGTAGAGAATATAAGCGGTCTTTGCCTAAGCGTTTTGAACAAGAGGCGCAAACTCTGGCTAAACTAACCAACTGGAATATCCAAGATATTCGCAACAAAATGAAGCTGAGTGTTGGTAATCTGACATATTCCTGGTGGGAAAATTTCTTTTCTTGGCTGGGATTATATTGA
- a CDS encoding RnfABCDGE type electron transport complex subunit D, whose product MLLKDIRDYQILFLGLFLVLGIGTRDWTLRPELIGVAIATSLATQWILSLVISHWSLANNKGQMTNDKKQMPNLRSALITSLGLSLLLRADCWTTMAIAAVIAIASKFIFKIGDKHFFNPTNFGIISALILTPDAWVSPGQWGEEWWYGLLFAGTGGMILQRVGRWDTTAAFLGSYSLLEAIRNLWLGWTWDVYWHRLMSGSLLLFALFMITDPRSIPNSRIGRVVWAICIAGLTFILRNYFFISTAVFWALFALAPLTILLDVLWLAPRFSWQEADEEAGEVPFVETRFIASNRFIASLIKNAEV is encoded by the coding sequence ATGCTGCTCAAAGATATACGAGATTATCAAATTCTCTTTCTTGGCTTATTCCTAGTATTGGGAATCGGTACACGAGATTGGACGCTGCGACCAGAGTTAATTGGGGTAGCGATCGCCACCAGTCTGGCAACTCAATGGATATTGTCATTAGTCATTAGTCATTGGTCATTAGCAAACAACAAAGGACAAATGACAAATGACAAAAAACAAATGCCTAATCTTCGCAGTGCTTTAATTACCTCGCTGGGACTAAGCCTGTTGTTACGGGCTGATTGCTGGACGACAATGGCAATAGCCGCAGTAATTGCGATCGCTAGCAAGTTTATCTTCAAAATCGGCGATAAGCATTTCTTCAATCCCACCAATTTCGGCATCATATCTGCTTTGATTCTCACCCCCGATGCCTGGGTTTCGCCGGGACAATGGGGTGAAGAGTGGTGGTATGGGCTATTATTTGCTGGCACTGGCGGCATGATTTTGCAGCGCGTTGGTCGTTGGGACACCACAGCAGCTTTTTTGGGTTCCTACTCCTTACTAGAGGCAATTCGCAATCTCTGGCTGGGTTGGACTTGGGATGTTTACTGGCACAGATTGATGAGCGGATCTTTGCTGCTGTTCGCTCTATTTATGATTACAGATCCGCGATCGATTCCCAATTCCCGAATTGGGCGGGTAGTTTGGGCAATCTGCATCGCCGGATTAACTTTTATCCTGCGAAATTATTTCTTTATTTCCACAGCAGTTTTTTGGGCGCTGTTTGCCCTTGCGCCATTGACCATCCTGTTAGATGTTCTGTGGTTAGCCCCAAGGTTTTCTTGGCAAGAGGCAGATGAAGAAGCAGGAGAAGTGCCTTTTGTAGAGACGCGATTCATCGCGTCTAATCGATTCATCGCGTCTCTAATTAAAAATGCAGAGGTATAA
- a CDS encoding lactate racemase domain-containing protein encodes MYSLAVTNGTLSDEQVSGLVHQALADRQLDGQRILVLIPDSTRTAPIPQMFRLLHQELSKRVAALDFLIALGTHNPMSEEQINHLVGVTPKERETTFKKIRIFNHLWNEPDTFISCGVISADEIAEISRGMLHQSVEVRVNKLVTQYDLIMICGPVFPHEVVGFSGGNKYFFPGIGGQEVIDISHWLGALITSYEIIGTSGITPVRRLINRAANLISTPKLCLAMVVAPKTNQLAGLYIDKPEPAWETAAKLSDKLHITYVDKPFKQVLSVMPQMYDDIWTAAKGMYKLEPVVADGGEVIIYAPHITEFSYTHGEILSQIGYHVRDYFLKQWDKFKVYPGGVLAHSTHLKGMGTFDPIEGEQARIRVTLATGISAERCAAHNLNYRDPATIRPTEWANREDEGILLVPKAGEMLYRITHSVMGLK; translated from the coding sequence ATGTATTCACTGGCTGTAACTAACGGAACACTTTCCGACGAGCAAGTTTCCGGGCTAGTTCATCAAGCTTTGGCAGATCGTCAGTTAGATGGACAGCGTATCCTAGTCTTGATTCCAGATAGTACCCGCACTGCTCCCATCCCGCAAATGTTTCGATTGCTGCATCAGGAGTTGAGTAAAAGGGTAGCGGCTCTAGATTTTTTGATTGCTCTGGGTACACATAATCCTATGAGTGAAGAACAAATCAATCACCTAGTAGGAGTGACACCAAAAGAGCGAGAGACAACATTTAAAAAAATTCGCATCTTTAACCACCTGTGGAATGAACCAGATACCTTTATTTCTTGTGGAGTAATTTCAGCAGATGAGATAGCAGAGATTAGCCGAGGAATGCTACATCAATCCGTTGAAGTTCGTGTTAACAAGCTCGTAACACAGTACGATTTAATCATGATTTGTGGCCCCGTCTTTCCCCACGAAGTTGTCGGTTTCTCTGGTGGAAATAAATACTTTTTTCCCGGTATTGGCGGTCAGGAAGTAATTGATATATCCCACTGGTTGGGTGCTTTAATCACCAGTTATGAAATCATTGGGACATCGGGAATAACACCAGTTCGGCGCTTAATTAACCGAGCCGCTAACCTAATTTCTACGCCAAAACTTTGCTTGGCGATGGTAGTTGCACCTAAAACAAATCAGCTAGCTGGACTTTACATAGATAAACCAGAGCCAGCCTGGGAAACTGCGGCAAAATTATCCGACAAACTGCATATTACTTATGTAGATAAGCCTTTTAAACAAGTGCTTTCAGTAATGCCCCAAATGTATGACGACATTTGGACAGCAGCTAAAGGAATGTACAAGCTAGAGCCAGTAGTGGCGGACGGAGGCGAAGTAATTATATATGCTCCTCACATTACCGAGTTTAGCTATACACACGGCGAAATACTATCTCAAATTGGCTATCATGTGCGGGATTATTTCCTCAAACAGTGGGATAAATTTAAAGTGTATCCCGGTGGAGTGTTGGCTCATAGTACTCACTTAAAAGGGATGGGTACATTTGATCCTATTGAAGGCGAACAAGCTCGGATTCGCGTCACTTTAGCGACAGGTATTTCTGCTGAACGCTGTGCTGCTCATAACTTGAACTATCGCGATCCGGCTACCATTCGGCCTACAGAATGGGCTAACCGTGAAGATGAAGGGATCTTGCTTGTGCCGAAGGCTGGGGAGATGTTGTATCGGATAACTCACTCTGTAATGGGATTAAAATAA
- a CDS encoding SDR family oxidoreductase, translating to MSDLILNKLFSLKEQIAVVTGGSGVLGGAMARGLALAGARVVVLGRNQARAEAVVAEITANGGESMAVLADVSDRSQLEIAREKIIQRWGQIDILVNSAGGNIPAATITPDATIFDMPRIAFEEVVSLNLLGTLLPSQVFGQAMVEKKQPHGCIVNISSMSAIRVISRVVGYSAAKAGIDNFTRWLAVELAQKYGDGMRVNAIAPGFFIGEQNRDLLLNADGSLTGRGQKIIEHTPAGRFGKPDELLSTLIWLCSPGSSFINGVVVPVDGGFSIYSGV from the coding sequence ATGTCAGACTTAATCTTGAATAAACTTTTTAGCCTAAAAGAGCAAATAGCAGTAGTCACGGGCGGTTCAGGCGTACTTGGTGGAGCTATGGCACGAGGTTTAGCCCTTGCTGGAGCGCGAGTAGTAGTTCTGGGTCGCAATCAAGCACGGGCGGAAGCAGTAGTGGCTGAAATTACTGCTAATGGTGGAGAAAGTATGGCTGTATTGGCAGATGTTAGCGATCGCTCCCAACTAGAAATAGCCAGAGAAAAAATTATACAGCGCTGGGGTCAAATAGACATTCTGGTAAACTCGGCTGGCGGTAATATTCCGGCTGCCACAATTACCCCTGATGCGACTATTTTTGATATGCCTCGCATTGCCTTTGAGGAAGTAGTTAGCCTCAATTTACTCGGTACTCTACTCCCCAGCCAAGTTTTTGGTCAAGCAATGGTCGAAAAAAAACAGCCCCACGGTTGTATTGTCAATATATCTTCTATGTCTGCTATCCGAGTGATTAGCCGCGTAGTTGGTTACTCAGCCGCTAAAGCCGGGATAGATAACTTTACTCGTTGGTTAGCTGTCGAACTCGCGCAAAAGTATGGGGATGGAATGCGAGTAAATGCGATCGCGCCAGGTTTTTTTATTGGAGAACAAAATCGAGATTTACTCCTAAATGCAGATGGCAGTTTGACCGGGCGCGGGCAAAAAATTATCGAACATACTCCCGCCGGACGTTTTGGAAAACCAGACGAATTACTCAGTACCTTGATTTGGTTATGTAGTCCTGGTTCTAGTTTCATCAATGGCGTAGTAGTGCCGGTAGATGGTGGATTTAGTATCTACAGTGGAGTTTAA